Proteins encoded by one window of Ulvibacter sp. MAR_2010_11:
- a CDS encoding hydroxymethylglutaryl-CoA lyase has translation MQNVKLIECPRDAMQGIKDWIPTEEKVQYIQSLLRCGFDTIDFGSFVSPKAIPQMQDTAKVLSQLDLSETTSKLLAIVANVRGAEEAVQHSQINYLGYPFSISENFQMRNTHKTIAQSIEILKEILQLAEANNKEVVAYLSMGFGNPYGDPWNVEIVGEWTEKLSGMGVKILSLSDTVGSSTPDIITYLFSNLIPKYSHIEFGAHLHTTPTAWHEKIDAAYKAGCRRFDGAIQGFGGCPMAKDELTGNMPTEKMLSYFTTEKVESGVQPMAFESAHNQATKIFTKYH, from the coding sequence ATGCAAAATGTAAAACTTATAGAATGTCCCAGAGATGCCATGCAGGGCATTAAGGACTGGATTCCCACCGAAGAAAAGGTACAATACATACAGTCACTTTTGCGCTGTGGGTTCGATACCATCGACTTCGGAAGTTTTGTATCTCCCAAAGCAATTCCACAGATGCAGGATACAGCTAAAGTCTTGTCGCAGTTGGATCTTTCAGAAACCACCAGTAAGTTATTAGCTATTGTCGCAAACGTTCGCGGTGCCGAAGAGGCAGTGCAACATTCTCAGATTAATTATTTGGGCTATCCTTTTTCCATTTCTGAAAACTTTCAGATGCGGAACACCCACAAAACCATTGCACAATCCATCGAAATACTCAAAGAAATCCTACAGCTTGCCGAAGCAAATAATAAAGAAGTTGTCGCTTATTTGTCCATGGGTTTTGGAAATCCCTATGGCGATCCCTGGAATGTGGAGATAGTAGGTGAGTGGACCGAAAAATTATCCGGGATGGGCGTGAAAATATTATCATTAAGCGATACGGTGGGAAGTTCCACGCCCGATATTATTACCTATTTATTTTCAAACCTAATCCCAAAGTATTCTCATATAGAATTCGGGGCACATTTACATACAACGCCTACCGCCTGGCATGAAAAGATAGACGCTGCTTACAAGGCAGGTTGCCGAAGATTTGACGGTGCCATCCAAGGATTTGGAGGCTGTCCCATGGCCAAGGATGAGTTAACAGGGAATATGCCCACCGAAAAAATGCTGAGCTACTTCACCACCGAAAAGGTAGAAAGCGGAGTGCAGCCCATGGCGTTTGAGAGCGCGCACAATCAGGCTACTAAAATATTCACCAAATACCATTAA
- a CDS encoding LysE family translocator has translation MLESLYLFVLATLALALSPGPDNIYVLTQSLVNGSKSGIATTAGLISGCIVHTTLLAFGVSALITASETIFYAIKVLGALYLLYLAYSVFKSDATVSFSENAPKKSNWELFKIGVFMNLVNPKVMIFFLAFFPAFLWDPSGNTVFQFYALGITFMIVSFITFSTIALLAGSISRFLNQRKWVGVVLKWLQIVVFIGIAVYILIP, from the coding sequence ATGCTCGAAAGCCTCTATTTATTTGTACTTGCAACACTGGCATTGGCCTTGTCTCCGGGACCCGATAATATTTATGTACTTACACAATCACTGGTCAACGGAAGCAAAAGCGGAATTGCAACAACCGCAGGGCTTATAAGTGGATGCATCGTGCATACTACTTTACTGGCGTTTGGAGTTTCTGCCTTGATTACCGCTTCCGAAACTATATTTTACGCAATAAAAGTTTTGGGCGCGCTTTACCTCTTGTATTTGGCCTATTCGGTGTTTAAAAGTGATGCAACGGTTTCTTTTTCTGAAAATGCTCCCAAAAAGTCGAATTGGGAGTTGTTTAAAATAGGCGTCTTTATGAATCTGGTAAATCCGAAGGTGATGATCTTCTTTCTGGCCTTTTTTCCTGCTTTTTTATGGGATCCTTCCGGAAATACCGTGTTTCAGTTTTATGCGTTGGGAATAACGTTTATGATTGTTTCGTTTATAACCTTTAGCACCATTGCGCTATTGGCCGGCAGTATTTCAAGGTTTTTAAACCAACGGAAATGGGTTGGAGTAGTTTTGAAATGGCTTCAGATAGTTGTTTTTATTGGAATTGCCGTTTATATTTTAATTCCATAA
- a CDS encoding quinone-dependent dihydroorotate dehydrogenase, with translation MYKAIIRPILYLFDPEKIHHFTFSLIRLLCNLGFGGLFRGMYAVKNTKLERNLFGLQFPNPVGLAAGFDKDAKLYKELSTFGFGFIEIGTVTPKPQPGNPKKRLFRLESDSALINRMGFNNGGVAEAVECLKANPKGKGHVLIGGNIGKNKVTPNEEAVNDYVICFEALFDYVDYFVVNVSSPNTPNLRELQDKAPLTALLNTLQQKNNAKTKRKPILLKIAPDLTNEQLLDIIDIVSETKIDGVIATNTTISREGLTSEKKEETGGLSGKPLTHRSTEVIRFLSQKSNKAFPIIGVGGIHSAADALEKMEAGASLVQLYTGFIYEGPALIGAINKALLKQI, from the coding sequence ATGTACAAAGCAATTATTCGTCCTATTCTGTATCTTTTCGATCCCGAAAAAATTCATCACTTTACCTTTTCCTTAATTCGTTTGCTGTGTAACCTGGGATTTGGAGGACTCTTCCGAGGCATGTATGCTGTTAAAAACACCAAATTAGAACGAAATCTATTCGGATTACAATTTCCGAATCCCGTGGGACTGGCAGCAGGTTTCGACAAGGATGCAAAACTGTACAAAGAACTGTCCACTTTCGGCTTTGGATTTATTGAAATTGGTACAGTAACGCCCAAACCACAGCCGGGAAATCCGAAAAAAAGATTATTCCGACTCGAAAGTGATTCGGCATTGATCAATCGCATGGGATTTAATAATGGTGGTGTTGCCGAAGCGGTGGAATGCTTAAAGGCAAATCCGAAAGGAAAAGGACATGTACTCATAGGAGGTAACATCGGTAAAAATAAGGTGACGCCTAATGAAGAGGCTGTAAACGATTATGTGATTTGTTTTGAAGCCCTTTTCGATTATGTGGATTACTTTGTTGTAAACGTAAGTTCACCCAATACGCCCAATCTCAGAGAGCTTCAGGATAAGGCACCGTTGACTGCCTTGTTGAATACACTTCAGCAAAAAAACAATGCAAAGACAAAACGCAAACCCATCTTATTGAAAATTGCGCCCGATCTTACCAATGAGCAATTGCTGGATATTATCGATATCGTTTCAGAAACAAAAATAGACGGCGTGATTGCTACTAATACTACTATTTCCAGAGAAGGGCTCACTTCCGAAAAGAAGGAAGAAACAGGAGGCTTAAGCGGAAAACCACTTACACATCGTTCCACCGAAGTAATCAGATTTCTGTCACAAAAGAGTAACAAAGCCTTCCCAATTATTGGAGTGGGAGGAATTCACAGTGCAGCAGACGCACTCGAAAAAATGGAAGCCGGGGCAAGTCTGGTGCAATTGTATACAGGTTTTATCTATGAAGGTCCTGCCTTGATTGGCGCGATCAATAAAGCGCTACTGAAACAAATCTAA
- the pepT gene encoding peptidase T: MIEKQHLIDRFISYVTIDTESDPESDTTPSSAKQWDLAKALVIELTRIGMQDVTIDDNAYIMATLPSNVAHDVPVIGFISHFDTTPDFTGANVKPQIIENYDGKDIVLNAAEDIVLSPDDFDDLLLYKGKTLITTDGTTLLGADDKAGIAEIISAMEYLIQHPEIKHGTIRVGFTPDEEIGRGAHKFDVDKFGAEWAYTMDGSQVGELEYENFNAAGAVVTVKGKIVHPGYAKGKMVNSMYIATDYINSLPRMETPEHTEDRQGFFHLYSINGEVDGTKLQYIIRDHDKKHFEARKAMMVQLAEELNEQYEREVVSVEIKDQYFNMREKIEPVMHIVDIAEVAMKMAGIEPLIKPIRGGTDGSQLSFKGLPCPNIFAGGHNFHGRYEYVPVESMQKAIEVIVNIAQLVAKEK, translated from the coding sequence ATGATTGAAAAACAACACCTCATTGACCGATTTATCAGCTATGTAACCATAGATACCGAAAGCGATCCGGAAAGTGATACCACCCCCAGTAGTGCCAAACAATGGGATCTTGCCAAAGCTTTAGTCATTGAATTAACGCGAATTGGAATGCAGGATGTCACCATCGACGATAACGCCTACATTATGGCTACGCTTCCTTCAAATGTAGCTCACGATGTCCCGGTTATTGGCTTTATTTCACATTTTGATACCACCCCCGATTTTACAGGTGCCAATGTAAAACCACAAATTATTGAAAATTACGATGGCAAGGATATAGTTTTAAATGCTGCGGAAGATATAGTGCTTTCCCCGGACGATTTCGATGATTTGTTATTGTACAAAGGAAAGACTTTAATCACGACGGACGGAACGACCTTGTTAGGAGCCGACGATAAGGCAGGAATTGCTGAAATTATTTCGGCCATGGAATATCTTATTCAGCATCCCGAAATAAAACACGGGACCATTCGGGTTGGTTTTACACCCGATGAAGAAATTGGCCGGGGCGCGCATAAGTTCGATGTTGACAAATTTGGAGCGGAGTGGGCCTATACCATGGACGGAAGTCAGGTTGGAGAATTGGAGTACGAAAATTTCAATGCCGCCGGTGCTGTGGTGACCGTAAAAGGTAAAATTGTACATCCCGGATACGCCAAAGGGAAAATGGTAAACAGTATGTACATCGCAACAGATTATATCAATTCGTTGCCGCGAATGGAAACTCCCGAACATACCGAAGACCGACAAGGGTTTTTCCACCTATACAGTATAAATGGTGAGGTAGACGGGACAAAGTTGCAATACATTATTAGAGACCACGACAAAAAGCATTTTGAAGCTCGTAAAGCCATGATGGTACAACTGGCCGAGGAGTTAAACGAACAATATGAAAGAGAAGTCGTTTCGGTTGAAATAAAAGATCAGTATTTTAATATGCGGGAAAAGATTGAACCCGTTATGCATATAGTGGATATAGCCGAAGTAGCCATGAAAATGGCCGGAATCGAACCCTTAATAAAACCCATTAGAGGAGGTACCGACGGATCTCAGCTTAGTTTCAAAGGACTGCCATGTCCCAATATTTTTGCCGGTGGGCATAATTTTCACGGTAGGTACGAATATGTCCCGGTAGAAAGTATGCAAAAGGCAATTGAAGTAATTGTGAATATTGCGCAATTGGTGGCCAAAGAGAAATAA
- the yajC gene encoding preprotein translocase subunit YajC, with protein sequence MQSFLGPLLLFAVFIIFFIVLPQRRKLKQEKNFDKSLKKGDKIVTKSGMHGKLLEINDDGTCVIETGAGKVKFERSALSMEMTTKANAPAK encoded by the coding sequence ATGCAATCATTTCTAGGGCCTTTATTGCTCTTTGCTGTATTTATTATTTTCTTTATTGTGTTACCACAACGTAGAAAATTAAAGCAGGAAAAGAACTTTGACAAGAGCCTTAAAAAAGGAGATAAAATAGTCACAAAAAGTGGAATGCATGGAAAACTATTGGAGATTAACGATGATGGTACCTGTGTTATAGAAACCGGCGCCGGGAAAGTTAAATTTGAACGCTCCGCACTTTCTATGGAAATGACCACAAAGGCAAATGCTCCTGCAAAATAG
- a CDS encoding DUF1573 domain-containing protein: MKKSILFLAVIAVFAFTSCKDNAADKVNEDNVAAAADRDANSAGVPVMTFDEVEYDFGTIEQNAPQEHVFKFTNTGTAPLVIVDAKSSCGCTVPEYTKAPVAPGEKGEMLVKFNGSGKNQVSKTVTITANTAAGTETIKIKAFVNAPEGAAVQGQPVIKTQ; the protein is encoded by the coding sequence ATGAAAAAATCAATTTTATTTCTTGCAGTTATAGCTGTTTTTGCATTTACTTCTTGTAAAGATAACGCTGCAGACAAAGTAAACGAAGACAATGTTGCAGCTGCAGCAGATCGTGACGCCAATTCAGCAGGAGTTCCTGTAATGACTTTTGATGAAGTTGAATACGACTTTGGTACCATCGAGCAAAATGCACCGCAAGAGCATGTTTTTAAATTTACAAACACTGGAACTGCTCCATTGGTAATTGTAGATGCAAAAAGTAGCTGTGGATGTACTGTTCCTGAATATACCAAGGCACCTGTTGCTCCGGGAGAAAAAGGAGAAATGTTGGTAAAATTCAACGGTAGCGGAAAAAATCAGGTTAGTAAAACAGTGACCATCACTGCAAATACTGCAGCAGGTACTGAAACTATCAAGATAAAAGCCTTTGTAAATGCACCGGAAGGAGCAGCTGTACAAGGTCAACCGGTAATCAAAACCCAATAA
- the nusB gene encoding transcription antitermination factor NusB, protein MLTRRHIRVKVLQSIYAYNQSEYQDLDKQEKFLWYSIDQMHDLYLLMLQLLVAMRDHAEDYLEKSQQKHLATALEKNPSRAFVDNQLIDLIAKDSGLSQVIKNKKLNYWKEDDEYVRILFKSLLEQEWYTEYLANANSNFNDDRSFVIKLYKEVIAPNDKLYEYLEDKRLTWIDDFPIVNTALVKILSKVSKKNCSATLIPELYKNEEDRDFALQLFRKVILNEDKLNKEIEGKTPNWDKERIAELDMIILKMGISEFLNFPSIPVRATINEYLEVSKEYSTPKSSLFINGILDKLVKDFSEANKIKKIGRGLT, encoded by the coding sequence ATGCTTACAAGAAGACATATTAGGGTAAAAGTGTTACAATCCATTTACGCCTATAACCAAAGCGAATATCAAGATCTTGATAAGCAGGAAAAGTTCTTATGGTATAGCATCGATCAGATGCACGATTTATACCTGTTGATGCTTCAACTTTTAGTTGCAATGCGCGATCACGCCGAAGACTATTTGGAAAAATCGCAGCAAAAGCATCTTGCCACCGCACTGGAGAAGAATCCCAGTAGAGCCTTTGTAGACAATCAACTTATCGATTTAATAGCAAAGGATTCCGGCCTTTCACAAGTCATAAAAAATAAAAAACTCAATTACTGGAAGGAAGACGACGAATACGTTCGTATTTTGTTCAAGTCGTTACTCGAGCAGGAATGGTATACCGAATATCTTGCGAATGCCAACTCTAATTTTAATGACGACCGAAGCTTTGTTATTAAATTGTATAAGGAAGTTATTGCACCCAATGATAAGTTGTATGAATATTTGGAGGACAAACGCCTTACCTGGATAGATGATTTTCCAATTGTGAACACCGCACTGGTAAAAATACTTTCAAAGGTTTCAAAAAAGAACTGCAGCGCCACCCTTATTCCCGAATTGTATAAAAACGAAGAGGATCGGGATTTTGCACTGCAATTGTTCCGAAAAGTTATTCTGAATGAAGATAAACTCAACAAGGAAATTGAAGGAAAAACTCCCAACTGGGATAAAGAGCGAATTGCCGAATTGGATATGATTATTTTAAAGATGGGTATTTCAGAATTTCTGAATTTTCCGTCTATCCCGGTACGAGCTACCATTAATGAATACCTAGAGGTTTCTAAAGAATACTCTACTCCCAAGAGCAGTCTGTTTATTAACGGAATACTCGATAAACTGGTGAAGGACTTTTCCGAAGCCAATAAAATAAAGAAAATTGGGCGCGGACTTACATAA
- a CDS encoding Glu/Leu/Phe/Val dehydrogenase, translated as MVTEVVKANELQKIDPVFGQMSFDNHEQVVFCNDKDTGLKAIIGIHNTVLGPALGGTRMWQYNSEWDALNDVLRLSRGMTFKSAITGLNLGGGKAVIIGNAKTQKTPELMLKFGEFVHSLSGKYITAEDVGMETADMDLVRTVTPYVTGISESKGGAGNPSPITAYGVFMGMKAAAKYTYGSDVLEDKVIYVEGIGNVGEALVENLTNEGAKVYIADINQERLEHVRDKYSVEIYGGSNLYAEQMDIYAPCALGATVNDTTINQLKAKIIAGAANNQLADEQRHGLMLREKGIVYAPDFLINAGGIINVYAELENYGRQEIIRKTENIYNTTLEILTNAEAHDITTQQAALNIAMARIEAKKNKR; from the coding sequence ATGGTGACGGAAGTAGTAAAAGCTAATGAACTTCAAAAAATAGACCCGGTATTCGGACAAATGTCCTTCGACAATCACGAGCAGGTTGTTTTTTGCAACGACAAAGATACAGGATTAAAAGCAATTATTGGAATACACAATACGGTTTTGGGACCTGCCTTGGGAGGTACCAGAATGTGGCAATACAATAGTGAATGGGATGCGTTGAACGACGTTTTGCGACTATCTCGCGGAATGACATTTAAGAGCGCCATTACAGGGTTAAACCTGGGAGGTGGAAAAGCAGTAATTATAGGGAATGCCAAAACGCAAAAAACACCCGAATTGATGCTGAAATTTGGTGAGTTCGTACACTCTTTAAGCGGAAAATATATCACTGCAGAAGATGTTGGAATGGAAACTGCCGATATGGACCTGGTTCGAACCGTGACACCTTATGTTACCGGTATTTCCGAATCTAAAGGAGGCGCCGGAAATCCTTCCCCTATCACCGCATACGGAGTTTTTATGGGGATGAAGGCAGCAGCCAAATACACCTATGGAAGTGATGTTCTTGAAGATAAGGTTATCTATGTGGAAGGGATAGGAAATGTTGGTGAAGCCCTGGTTGAAAATCTTACCAACGAAGGTGCAAAGGTGTATATAGCCGATATCAATCAGGAGCGATTGGAACATGTGAGAGATAAATACAGTGTCGAAATTTACGGTGGCAGCAATTTGTACGCCGAACAGATGGATATTTATGCTCCCTGTGCTTTGGGAGCCACGGTTAACGATACAACTATCAATCAATTAAAAGCAAAGATCATTGCCGGTGCAGCGAACAATCAGTTGGCCGATGAGCAAAGACATGGCCTAATGTTGCGTGAGAAAGGGATTGTGTATGCGCCCGATTTCCTAATCAATGCCGGGGGAATTATTAATGTGTATGCCGAATTGGAGAACTACGGACGTCAGGAAATTATTCGCAAGACAGAGAATATTTATAACACGACCCTAGAGATTCTTACCAATGCCGAAGCACATGATATCACAACTCAGCAGGCTGCTTTAAATATTGCAATGGCAAGAATTGAGGCAAAAAAAAATAAGAGATAA
- a CDS encoding ABC transporter ATP-binding protein: protein MKELQHLNHYFLKYRGRLLLGLFITIIARIFALLAPKFIGDSVDVVEKYINGEITDLAFVKSELLINILWILGTTILAAFFTFLMRQTFIVVSRYIEFDLKNEIFQQYEKLSLSFYKQNRTGDLMNRISEDVSKVRMYVGPAIMYSTTTITLFIVVISYMFYKAPLLTLYAIAPLPILSIAVYRLSVAIHKRSTVVQQYLSKLTTYTQESFSGISVIKAYGIEPRTNDGFVSLSETSKQKNIDLVKVQALFFPLMVLLIGISNLMVIYIGGKQFIDGTIDDLGTVVEFLIYVNMLTWPVAVVGWVTSMVQQAEASQKRINEFLKEQPSIINKVEEATPVHGTITFNNLTYTYPDTQITALKNVSFEVKSGETLAIVGNTGSGKSTILELIGRLYDVEEGQLCIDNKPITRLNLESLRGSIGYVPQDAFLFSDTIRNNIKFGKEDATDKEVFEAAKNASVHRNIVGFSKGYDTILGERGITLSGGQKQRVSIARAIIKDPQILLFDDCLSAVDTETEEEILQNLHKISQNKTTIIVSHRVSSAKNANKIIVLEEGQIIQQGTHNELVSKEGYYKELYAKQLLEKEM, encoded by the coding sequence ATGAAAGAGCTCCAGCACCTTAACCACTACTTTCTTAAATACAGAGGCAGGTTACTTTTAGGGTTATTTATAACCATTATTGCCAGAATCTTCGCATTATTGGCTCCAAAATTCATTGGAGATTCGGTAGATGTTGTCGAAAAATATATCAATGGAGAAATAACCGACCTGGCATTTGTAAAGTCGGAACTACTTATAAATATTCTCTGGATTCTAGGAACCACTATTCTTGCTGCATTTTTCACCTTCCTAATGCGGCAAACTTTCATCGTGGTTTCCCGTTATATTGAGTTTGATCTTAAAAATGAAATATTTCAGCAATACGAGAAATTATCTTTAAGTTTTTACAAGCAAAACCGAACCGGAGACTTGATGAACCGAATAAGCGAAGATGTTTCGAAAGTACGGATGTATGTTGGTCCGGCAATTATGTATAGCACTACTACCATTACGTTATTTATTGTGGTGATAAGTTATATGTTTTACAAAGCCCCATTATTAACGCTATATGCCATCGCCCCGCTACCCATCTTATCGATTGCTGTGTACAGATTAAGTGTGGCCATTCATAAGCGCAGTACAGTGGTACAACAGTATTTGTCTAAGCTCACTACCTATACTCAGGAAAGTTTTAGCGGAATTTCAGTAATTAAAGCCTACGGAATTGAACCCAGAACCAACGACGGATTTGTATCACTTTCGGAGACGAGTAAGCAAAAGAATATAGATCTCGTAAAAGTTCAAGCTTTGTTCTTCCCCTTAATGGTACTACTTATTGGAATTAGCAATTTGATGGTAATCTATATTGGGGGAAAGCAATTTATTGACGGAACCATCGACGATTTGGGAACCGTTGTAGAGTTTTTAATCTACGTGAACATGCTTACCTGGCCGGTTGCTGTAGTAGGATGGGTAACCTCCATGGTACAACAGGCCGAGGCATCCCAAAAGCGGATCAATGAATTTCTGAAAGAACAACCTTCCATAATAAACAAGGTGGAAGAAGCCACTCCGGTACATGGTACCATCACATTTAACAATCTAACCTATACTTATCCCGATACGCAAATCACCGCCTTAAAAAATGTTTCCTTCGAAGTAAAATCGGGCGAAACCCTGGCCATCGTTGGAAATACAGGATCGGGGAAATCCACCATTTTAGAACTAATTGGTCGACTCTACGATGTGGAGGAAGGACAATTGTGCATTGACAACAAGCCTATCACCCGGCTGAATCTGGAAAGTTTGCGAGGCAGTATAGGCTACGTACCGCAGGATGCATTCTTGTTTAGTGATACCATCAGGAATAACATAAAATTCGGGAAAGAAGATGCTACAGACAAGGAAGTTTTTGAAGCCGCCAAAAATGCTTCGGTGCATCGCAACATTGTAGGCTTCAGCAAAGGCTATGACACTATTCTTGGAGAGCGCGGAATCACCTTGAGTGGTGGACAAAAGCAACGAGTATCCATTGCCCGTGCCATAATTAAAGATCCGCAAATCTTATTGTTCGACGATTGTCTTTCGGCAGTAGACACCGAAACCGAAGAAGAAATCCTACAAAACCTGCATAAAATCTCACAGAACAAGACAACTATCATTGTAAGTCACAGGGTATCTTCAGCAAAAAATGCCAACAAAATTATTGTTTTGGAAGAGGGTCAAATCATCCAACAAGGCACTCATAATGAGCTTGTGAGCAAAGAAGGGTATTACAAAGAGTTGTATGCAAAGCAACTTCTGGAAAAAGAAATGTAA
- a CDS encoding PUR family DNA/RNA-binding protein, with translation MSDQYMMEKEEIFSKVMRAGRRTYFFDVRSTKAGDYYLTITESKKFTNDDGSFHYKKHKIYLYKEDFSEFQDNVNEMIQYIIDEKGEEVISERHQSDFKKDDDTTSEATAQVDADTDEPATSNFTDVEFDDI, from the coding sequence ATGAGTGATCAGTACATGATGGAGAAAGAAGAAATATTCTCGAAAGTGATGCGTGCAGGAAGACGCACTTATTTTTTTGACGTAAGATCTACCAAAGCAGGTGATTATTACCTTACAATTACCGAAAGTAAAAAGTTTACAAACGACGACGGATCCTTCCATTACAAGAAGCATAAGATTTATTTGTACAAGGAAGATTTTTCCGAGTTTCAGGATAATGTAAATGAAATGATACAGTACATCATCGATGAAAAAGGTGAAGAAGTAATTAGTGAACGTCACCAATCCGATTTCAAAAAAGACGATGACACTACTTCCGAAGCCACTGCACAAGTAGATGCAGATACAGACGAACCTGCTACTTCGAATTTCACCGACGTTGAATTTGACGATATTTAA